A portion of the Sandaracinobacteroides saxicola genome contains these proteins:
- a CDS encoding SPFH domain-containing protein yields MEGGAIFSLVLFVLAVVAVSQAVVVVRQGFEYTLERFGRYTTTLKPGFSLIIPFIDRVGRRVNMMEQVLDIPTQEIITKDNAIVAVDGVVFYQVLEAAKAAYEVSDLVVATTNLSQTNLRTVMGSMDLDETLSKRDEINARLLSVIDHATSPWGVKVTRVEVKDIRPPSDIVNAMGRQMKAEREKRAVMLEAEGQRAADILRAEGAKQAQILEAEGRREAAFRDAEARERSAEAEAAATKMVSEAIANGNTQAINYFVAQKYTEALTAFATSPNAKTLFLPLEASALIGSIGGISELVKSAGLPAKDGGASPWGPRP; encoded by the coding sequence ATGGAAGGCGGCGCCATCTTCTCCCTCGTGCTGTTCGTGCTGGCCGTCGTGGCGGTCAGCCAGGCGGTCGTCGTGGTGCGGCAGGGCTTTGAATATACGCTCGAACGCTTCGGCCGCTACACCACCACGCTGAAACCGGGGTTCAGCCTGATCATCCCCTTCATCGACCGCGTCGGCCGGCGCGTGAACATGATGGAGCAGGTGCTGGACATCCCGACGCAGGAAATCATCACCAAGGACAATGCCATCGTCGCGGTCGACGGCGTCGTCTTCTACCAGGTGCTGGAAGCGGCGAAGGCGGCGTACGAGGTCAGCGACCTGGTGGTCGCCACCACCAACCTGTCGCAGACCAATTTGCGCACGGTGATGGGCAGCATGGACCTCGATGAGACGCTGTCGAAGCGCGACGAGATCAATGCCCGGCTGCTGAGCGTGATCGACCATGCCACCAGCCCCTGGGGTGTGAAGGTCACCCGCGTGGAGGTGAAGGACATCCGGCCGCCGTCCGACATCGTCAACGCCATGGGCCGGCAGATGAAGGCGGAACGGGAGAAGCGCGCCGTGATGCTGGAGGCCGAAGGCCAGCGCGCCGCCGACATCCTGCGGGCGGAAGGCGCCAAGCAGGCGCAGATCCTGGAAGCCGAGGGCCGGCGTGAGGCGGCCTTCCGTGACGCCGAGGCGCGGGAGCGCAGCGCCGAGGCCGAGGCGGCGGCGACCAAGATGGTCAGCGAGGCGATCGCCAACGGCAACACGCAGGCGATCAATTACTTCGTGGCGCAGAAATATACCGAGGCGCTGACGGCGTTCGCCACCAGCCCGAACGCGAAAACCCTGTTCCTGCCGCTGGAGGCGAGCGCGCTCATCGGCAGCATCGGCGGCATCAGCGAGCTGGTGAAGTCCGCCGGCCTGCCGGCGAAGGATGGCGGCGCTTCGCCCTGGGGGCCGCGGCCGTGA
- a CDS encoding PEPxxWA-CTERM sorting domain-containing protein — MKLRLFAAVAAACLAIPASAATLLGPSPYLSFADSPFNGGTFSLFTLQTFDNQGLDTSEVTASAGSWLNFGTLIDSVGGNGSTPGSWYSNGSYSVTFSFANYAALHGALPTHAGIVWTDLGFSDGECCGSFAGVGPVRFSAVDGLGNALGTLSATVGDGVANGTTAEDRFFGVINPGGIGSITITMPFSTDWEVDHLQYGSMVPEPATWAMLIAGFGLVGGTLRRRRAAIA, encoded by the coding sequence ATGAAATTGCGTCTGTTCGCGGCGGTTGCCGCTGCCTGTCTTGCCATTCCCGCGTCCGCGGCAACGCTGCTGGGGCCATCCCCCTATCTGTCCTTCGCCGACAGCCCGTTCAACGGCGGCACTTTCAGCCTTTTCACCTTGCAGACCTTTGACAATCAGGGCCTCGACACCAGCGAGGTGACCGCGAGCGCGGGCAGCTGGCTGAACTTCGGCACGCTCATCGATTCGGTCGGCGGCAACGGCTCCACGCCGGGCAGCTGGTATTCGAACGGGTCCTATTCGGTCACCTTCAGCTTCGCCAACTATGCCGCGCTGCACGGCGCGCTGCCCACCCACGCCGGGATCGTCTGGACCGACCTGGGGTTCAGCGACGGCGAATGCTGCGGCAGCTTCGCCGGCGTCGGCCCGGTGCGCTTCAGCGCGGTCGATGGCCTGGGCAATGCGCTCGGCACGCTGTCCGCCACGGTCGGGGACGGCGTCGCCAACGGCACCACGGCGGAGGATCGTTTCTTCGGCGTGATCAATCCCGGCGGCATCGGGTCCATCACCATCACCATGCCGTTCAGCACCGATTGGGAAGTCGATCACCTGCAATATGGCAGCATGGTTCCCGAACCCGCCACCTGGGCGATGCTGATCGCCGGCTTCGGCCTCGTGGGCGGCACCTTGCGTCGGCGGCGGGCGGCCATCGCCTGA
- a CDS encoding HpcH/HpaI aldolase/citrate lyase family protein — translation MPSQRPRRSILYLPGSNARAIEKARDLEADVVIIDLEDAVAPAAKEAAREAAVAAVRAGGWGRREIAIRVNGLATPWSEADFAAVAASGADVLVVPKIDGATDAAVAVARAGGLPVWPLIETPRSVQAVDAIADVAGIEGLVCGFADLTKDLRARPGADRAPLLYAASRIVNAARASGILAFDGVFVDIQDEAGLEAETRQGLALGFDGKTCIHPSQLATVNRLFSPTAEEVAHAQGVIEAHATAVAEGRGVATFKGKLIEVLHVVEANRVLKVAEEIGGIGAATLEIASEI, via the coding sequence ATGCCGTCCCAACGCCCGCGCCGCAGCATCCTCTACCTTCCCGGCAGCAATGCCCGCGCCATCGAGAAAGCCCGCGACCTGGAGGCCGATGTGGTGATCATCGACCTGGAGGATGCCGTCGCGCCCGCGGCCAAGGAGGCGGCGCGGGAGGCGGCGGTGGCGGCGGTCAGGGCCGGCGGCTGGGGCCGGCGGGAAATCGCCATCCGCGTCAATGGCCTGGCGACGCCGTGGAGCGAGGCGGACTTCGCCGCGGTCGCCGCCTCTGGCGCCGATGTGCTGGTGGTGCCCAAGATCGACGGCGCGACCGATGCCGCCGTCGCCGTGGCGCGCGCCGGCGGCCTGCCGGTGTGGCCGCTGATCGAGACCCCGCGCAGCGTGCAGGCGGTGGACGCCATCGCCGATGTGGCGGGCATCGAGGGGCTGGTGTGCGGCTTCGCCGACCTGACCAAGGACCTGCGCGCCAGGCCGGGCGCCGATCGCGCGCCGCTGCTCTACGCCGCCAGCCGCATCGTCAACGCCGCGCGCGCCAGCGGCATCCTGGCGTTCGACGGCGTGTTCGTGGACATCCAGGACGAGGCCGGGCTGGAGGCCGAGACGCGGCAAGGACTGGCGCTGGGGTTCGATGGCAAGACCTGCATCCACCCCTCCCAGCTCGCCACCGTCAACCGCCTGTTCAGCCCCACCGCCGAGGAAGTGGCGCACGCGCAGGGCGTGATCGAAGCGCATGCGACAGCGGTTGCCGAGGGCAGGGGCGTCGCCACCTTCAAGGGCAAGCTGATCGAGGTGCTGCACGTGGTGGAAGCCAACCGCGTGCTGAAAGTGGCCGAGGAAATCGGCGGCATCGGCGCCGCCACGCTGGAGATCGCGAGCGAGATCTGA